ATATTTAGATTGATATTCTGCAGAATATACGGTTCATTATCAGAATATCGGAAAGAAACATTATTTACCTCAATATTGAGGTCGCCTTCTATTTCAGGAACAAACATTTCCTCTACTTTTTCAGTTTCCGTTTCCGTCAGCACAATATCAGCCAGCCTTTCTGCATGAAGACTGAGCATTTTGATTTTGATAAACTGATCAATCAATTCCCCTATCCGGGTTTCAAACTGGTTTTTATATGCCCAAAATGCTGTGAGTGCACCTACCGAAAAAACACCGTCTAAAATATCATTGGCACCAAGATAAATAATCACGATACCTTCGATACCAAATAATAATTTATTTGCGAAATCAAAAACATTGGTTAATTTTTGAGTAGTCAGATTGGTATTAACAGTATCTACAAACAAAGTCATCCACGAGCTATGCCTCTGCTCGTTTTTTTCAAACAGTTTTACAGTATGAATACCTCGAACCGTTTCCATAAAATAAGTGTTTTGCTTTGCTTCATGTACGATGTTCTCTTCTGTCGCATTCCGCAACGGATAATAAGCCACGATTCTGATTATGATGTATAAAACCAGAGCCACAAGCACAACTACCGACAAAAGCCAGCTGTATAAAAACATCAACACAAGCGTAAATATCGCCATAATACCGCTTAAAACTGCTTTAAATGCGGTCGAAGTTAATGTTTCTTGGATTGAATCAATTGACCCGAATCGTGAAATCACATCACCCAAGTGCCGTTTGGAAAAATAATCGGCCGGTAATTCCAAAAGCCGTTTGAACATATTGGCTTTCCACTGAACATTCAAAGTGGTAGCCAAATGCATATTTACCCACGCTTGTAACAGACCAGTAAGTTGTTCCAGTATTTTTAACAAACCGAAGGCCAGCACCAAAGTAATCAATAAGTTCTTATCGGCCGATAAAACCACATGGTCGATTACCCATTGCATCAAAAAAGGGCTGACCAAAGTAAAGATTTCCAATACCACGGCCAGTATCAACACTTGTGCCAAAGAGCGTTTAATACCTGTAACGCCTTTGAGCAAGGTAAGGATTCTAACTTTCTGTTTTTCCTCTTTTTCTTCAAAGTGCGTATTAGGCCAAAGTTCGAGCGCGATACCTGTGAATTTTTGGGAAACTTCCTCAAGTTTGATTTTGCGCATACCCATTGCAGGGTCCATGATGACAATACCGTCTTTAACCACCGATTTTAAAACAACAAAATGGTTTAAATCCCAATGTAAAATACATGGTACACGCAGGTTTTCCAAATCACCCAAATCCAATCGCAATGCGCGCGAAGTCAGATTCAGATCATTGGCAAAACGCACAATATCGGCAAGCGTTGATCCCTTTTGTGATAAAGAATATTTGTGGCGCATCGTACGTAAATCAGTATGATAGCCATGATAACCCGCAATTGCTGTTAAGCAGGCCAAGCCGCATTCCGCAATTTCCGTTTGAAGTACGACAGGAAGTTTTTTTCCAAATCCAAAAGATAGGCGTTCTAAATATTTCATCAGTTAAACTTCCCTGTGATGCTGTAAAGCGGGTCAAGCACCCATTCATAAAGTTTCTTACGCTCATGCAAAATATCTGCTTCGGCTACCATCCCGATTTGTAGAGGCCTCTCTTCACCATAAACTTTTATCGTTTGCTTCTCCAATTTAACTTTGACCAAATAAACAGGTTCATTACTCCTAGCCTGTGTTTGGTCGGAAAAAATGCTGCCTAAACTTGCCAGCTCCTGTTTACCCAAAGCAGTTTTCGCCACAGAAATAATTTTGCCCTTCGCATGGCCGAATTTTTCGTAAGGATAAGCTTGATAACGCAACACCACTTCATCGTTAGACTTAATAAAACCTATTGCGCTGCTGGGCACATAAAGATTAGCAATCAACTCGGTATTACCCGGAACAATACTTAATAAAAGCGTAGACGGTTCGACTTGCTGCCCAACCTCCACATTCGAAGTACTTACATAGCCCGACCTGCTGGCACGAATCGTTTGCTCTTGCTGTAAATCCAGATTTAACTCTTCCTGTGTTACTTCCGATACCGTACGATTGAGTTGGCTTAATTCCGATTTCTGCTTTTCGGGCAAATCAGCCAAACTCTGCTGCTGGCTGTTTAATTCTCTCAAAATACTGGCTTCTTCGCGTTTTAAAGCATTCAATTGTGAAACCTGATCCAAATAATCGTTTTCATAACCTATCATTTGTTGTTCGGAAATAAAGCCTTGTTTCATCAAAGGGCGGTATTTGTCTATAATCTGTTTTGCCAAAGCAACCCTTTTCTTCTGGCCGCTTTGCTGGCTTTTCACGTCAGACAATTGGGTTTGAAGCTTATGGATACTGTCTTTTAATGTTTTTGCTTCGCCTTTTTGTAGATTTTTTTTCTGTTCGATTTCTTGCAACAACATTTTCTTCTTGGTTTCGGCCTCCCTCACTAATTCGGCACGAATATCTCCCTGCCCGTTATAACGGGGCATTGATAAGGTCAGGAGCTCATCGCCTTCTCTTACCAAATCTCCATCAGAAACTTTCTTATCAGTAATAAAACCCGTATCCGGCGCATAAACCCGCGCCAAACCGGATACAGGAAGCAACTGACCTTCCACCGTAGTTTTTCGGGTGTAACTACCCCAGAATGCAAAAATAACAATCACCGCAGCAACTGCTACCGCACACCATGTTAAGAACACAAAAGAAAATGGCCGGGTCATAACCACATGACCAGTCCATTTATTTTTCTTTGCTTCAAAAACTTCGGGACGGAAAAAATTGTCTGAACTCATAAAATTGCCAAAATAGCTTTCTTAATGGAAATCTAAAGTATCACAAGACCTGAGTAAATTTCAGTTCATTTTTGAGATAGTAATTTTACAAAATAGTTCAACTTAAATTGCAATATAACTAGGGGTTCAACTTAGGCTATTAAGCGAACCCCCTGTTTTAAAAATAACCAATAGATAACTTAATGATTCAAACTTAGCACTGCCAAGTTAATAAGGCATCAAGCGAACAATATCGACAATAGTAGTATAGATATTAAAAGGTGAATCGCGTGGCTCAGTACTAGGTATACTAGGAAAAATAATGTTTAAATCATCATCCATAATAATCATCACACCACCCACTGCATTTCTTAACTCTCCGGCCGTCAAAGTTTTCATCAAACTATCTCCTTGGTTAAATAAATTTGAATAGCTCGGAAATTCTAGAACCATCCCACCAAACACCATCTTTATCAAAAAATGGAGGCGGGTCAATAAATCTGCGGCCACCCGATACAATCTCAAATTCTTGTAATTCTAAAACGCTCATTTCTCACAGCTCCATAAAAAATGAACAGAATCAGTAAGGATTCGGACAAACTACATCGGGGCACTTATCTCCTGGAGGACAAGGATAACAAGGCACCCAAGGATCAATCGGGCGGGGTATCGGTATAGGCTTCCATCTATCAAACCAATCATCCCAAAAACCACCTCCGGCTACATTTTTTAGCTCATTACTGGTCAAAGCTTTCATTACATTATCTCCTTATGATTAAATTTATTAATTAAATTTCTTAATCTTTCAGAATTTCTCGAATTTCGCGCCAATCATCACGAATTTCGCGCCAGTCATCACGGATATTTTTACCTGCTTCCGAAAAAGCATCACCCAAAGTATTAAAACTTTCTTTAATCAGATCGCGAAATACCTTCCAGTTAGCGCCACCAGAAACTTGTTGCAATTGGTTTTTATCAAGCTCTTTCATAAAAGTTCACTCCTTATAAAATTTAGGAATATCGAAAAATAATAAGTTAACCAGGCATTAAACCCTCTTACATACTATCGCCACTTAAAAAATAATTCAATTGTCATTTTTTTATTTTCGGAAATTTTACGTTTACATTTACAATACAAAAATTTATTAACAAGCCAACAAAAAGTTCTAACAGAAACAATACAAAATGTATATTTATTCTTGCTTTTTTATAGTTTTAACACTAGAAGGATAGTTGGCTCAAACACAAAATATGAAAGCAAGGATGATCAATGATTATAGAAATGCCTGTCTGAGAGAGTTTTCAGACAGGCATTATTTATACTACCAAAAATCCTGCAGCTTTAAGTGTAGCATTAGAGCTAAATTTACTCGAATTTCTTACCATATATAACGGTTTGTTGAGATACAGACGAACCCAACAACTACATTTAGTTGCTCTTTCCTATACAATTACTAACCCCAATGAGCCACATCACTACTTATCTGAATTGTCTGAGCCACTGCGCCCATTGCCAAGCAAGAAGCTTAGCGCGAAGGGCAGGACTCGGTGGAGGGGGAACCGGAAACCGGAATCCACCACTAACATTTTCTAATTCATGCAACTTTAATTCAACCATGTTATTCATAATAAATATCCTTAAGTTAATAAATCTTGAAATTATTTAAGGCTACTTAATCCCAGAACAATACCAGCTAAAAAACCCAACAGCTTTGTTTATACAGATTGTTACAAAAGTTATGATGTATTGATATCAGCGAATTCAATCATTTTTGCATCAATTACAGTACACATTTTGATCAACAGCAAAACCGCATGATATTGAGAACTTTTGGAATCAGGCAAAACGGTCATTATGCGTAAGTTCAATGACATTCCTAAAGCCCATTTTGAGCTATACTCGAAAGGATATGAACTGCGTTTTAATCACAGTAAAATAAAGTTTCAATTATCCGTTTTGAAACAATTAGTAAGCGACAATTTAGCCTAGTTATCTAATAAGACAACACTCAATTATATTAATTTTCAAGGATTTGATTTTTCTAAATTTTTAATTTTTATTAATGATCATTGACTTAGTAAATTCTTGAATAAAATTTACTTAAGACTATTCAAACCAACAAAAACTCCACTCAAAAATCCTACGGATCCTAAAATTGCTAAAGCAAATATAATTAGATTCATTTTTACTCTTTCCATTTGTCAATAAACCTTATTTTAATTTGAGAATTTTAAGTTGTGGCAGTTAGGCTTGCATAACACTGAACGCGTGCAAGCCTAATCTAATAAAGTTAGTGTTTTTGACCAAAATACCTTGCAAACTTATATCCACCATAAGCTGTACCAGCGGTTATAGCAGCGCCTCCGACAACACCTGCAACAATTTTCAATCCTTTAATCACGGCAGGAGCCACCAAAAAAGCAGGCAGCGCACCACCATTAACATATTCCAACTCATGCGATTTTAATTCAACCATATTACTCACAAACAAACTCCTATTACAATAAACAAATTTATTAACTAAAATTTAATAAAGTAAAAACTAGTGTTTTTGACCGAAATATCTTGCAAACTTATATCCACCATAAGCTGCAACACCAGTTACAACAACACCCCCTACAATCCTAAGACCCCAAACAACCAAAGCAGGCAGCGCACCACCATTAACATATTCCA
This portion of the Neisseria canis genome encodes:
- a CDS encoding HlyD family secretion protein is translated as MSSDNFFRPEVFEAKKNKWTGHVVMTRPFSFVFLTWCAVAVAAVIVIFAFWGSYTRKTTVEGQLLPVSGLARVYAPDTGFITDKKVSDGDLVREGDELLTLSMPRYNGQGDIRAELVREAETKKKMLLQEIEQKKNLQKGEAKTLKDSIHKLQTQLSDVKSQQSGQKKRVALAKQIIDKYRPLMKQGFISEQQMIGYENDYLDQVSQLNALKREEASILRELNSQQQSLADLPEKQKSELSQLNRTVSEVTQEELNLDLQQEQTIRASRSGYVSTSNVEVGQQVEPSTLLLSIVPGNTELIANLYVPSSAIGFIKSNDEVVLRYQAYPYEKFGHAKGKIISVAKTALGKQELASLGSIFSDQTQARSNEPVYLVKVKLEKQTIKVYGEERPLQIGMVAEADILHERKKLYEWVLDPLYSITGKFN
- a CDS encoding bacteriocin → MKELDKNQLQQVSGGANWKVFRDLIKESFNTLGDAFSEAGKNIRDDWREIRDDWREIREILKD
- a CDS encoding class IIb bacteriocin, lactobin A/cerein 7B family; translated protein: MNNMVELKSHELEYVNGGALPALVVWGLRIVGGVVVTGVAAYGGYKFARYFGQKH
- a CDS encoding peptidase domain-containing ABC transporter: MKYLERLSFGFGKKLPVVLQTEIAECGLACLTAIAGYHGYHTDLRTMRHKYSLSQKGSTLADIVRFANDLNLTSRALRLDLGDLENLRVPCILHWDLNHFVVLKSVVKDGIVIMDPAMGMRKIKLEEVSQKFTGIALELWPNTHFEEKEEKQKVRILTLLKGVTGIKRSLAQVLILAVVLEIFTLVSPFLMQWVIDHVVLSADKNLLITLVLAFGLLKILEQLTGLLQAWVNMHLATTLNVQWKANMFKRLLELPADYFSKRHLGDVISRFGSIDSIQETLTSTAFKAVLSGIMAIFTLVLMFLYSWLLSVVVLVALVLYIIIRIVAYYPLRNATEENIVHEAKQNTYFMETVRGIHTVKLFEKNEQRHSSWMTLFVDTVNTNLTTQKLTNVFDFANKLLFGIEGIVIIYLGANDILDGVFSVGALTAFWAYKNQFETRIGELIDQFIKIKMLSLHAERLADIVLTETETEKVEEMFVPEIEGDLNIEVNNVSFRYSDNEPYILQNINLNIKQGESVAFVGSSGCGKSTLMNILIGNLKPETGTVMVNGHDIHKTSPRFIRGLIGTVTQDDVLFAGSISENICFFDESPDQQKIVQCAAIARIHEDIMRMPMTYETLIGDMGSALSGGQKQRIILARALYKEPKILFLDEATSNLDVENERAINENLKSLNVTKIVVAHRKETIDAADRVLDFEKGF
- a CDS encoding class IIb bacteriocin, lactobin A/cerein 7B family, with protein sequence MSNMVELKSHELEYVNGGALPAFLVAPAVIKGLKIVAGVVGGAAITAGTAYGGYKFARYFGQKH